AGAGGTTTCACCAGGACTTCCGGTTTCAGAACGAACCAAAATCAATTGGCCATTCCATCGCGCTTGCAGTACTTCGTTGCTAATAATTTCCGCTCGTTCAGCACGCGGATCTTGGATAAGAGCCTTGCCCTGATCCAGCCTGGCGATAATGAAAAAACGTCCTTCGCGATCAATCGCTATTGCAGGTAGAGGGGTGCTTCCAAGACGGGCAATCGAGGTCTTCACCGCTTTTGCTTTCAGGCCAAGTTTTCTAGCGCCGAGCAGCAACTCAGCCTGAGAAAAGACTTGTTTGTCTGCTGAAAACTCATGGGAAAGCTGTTCAGCAGACGCAGCGATATTATGAAACCGAGCCAGCATGATCAAACAGGCTAAGCCAGTATCCATGATTGGAGCAGTAGAGGGGGGTGCAGGCGTCTCGACGCCCGGAGCTTGTGTACTCATATTGCCATTGCGTCCTTGCTCCCCTTTGTTAAGGGGAAATTAATACGTCGGTATTGATACTTTATAACATGCTTGTAATGTGCATTACTTCATCCCCTTCAAGGTTTGAACGCACAAAAACGCACCGACTGTAGGAAAAATCGTGCGCATACTACGTTAAAAAGAGGTGCCACTCCATCAGCAAAGCGGCGCAATCAAAGCTTGAGTGGAACTCAGATTGGCCTACGAGCATCTGGGGGAAGAAAATCGCGATCTGGGTCGTAATTTTTGATTAGGTACATGGCCAGATCTATCAAATCAGCAGGACTCAATGAGCCTGCTGCTTCTTTTAGCTTGAGCGTGTCGATGATGTAATCGTAACGAGCATTGTTGTACTCCCGAACAGCGTTGTAGAGTTGTCGCTGAGCATTGAGTACATCGGCGGTGTTTCGAGACCCCAGCTCTCGACCCACCGTGTTTGCTTTGACCGACGCTTGGCTCGATAGGATCGTTTGCCGTCGAGCACTCACTTGCTCAACATCAGAATTAACAGCCCGATGAAAGTTTCGAGTGTTTTGTACGACTTCTCGACGCCGATCATCTCGCTCATCTTCACTCTGAGCGAGGCGCTCTGTGGCCTCACGCACTTGCGAGCGCGTCATACCTCCCGAATACAGTGGAATATTGAGTTCCAGTCCAATACTTCGCTGCTCAACATCTCCCTGATATCCAGAGCGGCCAAAATCGGTGGGGTTGCTATATCCAAAGTTGTCGTTGTCCCCCTTACGATAGGATGCAACTGCATCCAAGGTTGGAGCAAAACCAGCCTTGCGTTGATGATTAGTTTTCTCGGCGGCTGTCACCGCGAAATTGCTGGCGAGCAACGAGAGGTTTTGTTGTACCGCCTGGCTTACCCAAGCTTTTGCATCATTGGGTACTGGTGCTTCGACTGGTAGTTGATGCTGAATGCCCTCGATCGATGAATAGTCCTGTTTGGTGAGGCGAGCAAGGGTTTCATAAGCATCGTCAACTTTGCGCTCAGCCAGCTTGCGGTTGGCATTAGCATTATCGTAAGCCGCCTGAGCATCCAGCACATCCGTTATACTGGATGCACCATTTTCAAGGCGTCCCTGAGCTTGCTGCTGTTGGCGCTTTAATGCTGCTTCCTCTGCCTTAGAGGCCGCCAACAAGTCCAATGCACGCAGTGTTTCGAAATAGGCTTGTGCAGCACTGAGAATCAGCGATTGTTCCTTCGAGGATAGCTCCAGCGCAGCTTGTTCCGTACTGGCTTGTGCCGCTTCCAGCTGAAACCAACGATCAAGGCGAAACAACGGCTGGTTCAAATTCGCTTGAAAAACAGACTGGCTTCGCGTTCGTGTCAAGCTCGGCTCATCACGCTGTAAACGAACAGACTCAACGGATCCACCGGCACTGAGAGTCGGCAATAAACCGGCCCTGGCCTGCGGAACAGCTTCGCGAAGAGCCTGATACTCATGACGAGCAGCTGAAAGCTTGGCATCGTTGATAACTGCTTGCTGATAAACTCCCATAAGGTCTGCTCGCTTATCGAAATCGTCAGCACTAGCAACAGCAGAGGTCATCAAAAAGAATAGAAAAAAGCTATTGGGTATCTTGTTAATCAAAGACATAACATTCCGTGTTGTTAATAATTGACCCCGAATTCAGGAGTGATTTTCCGAGGTCAAATGCTCGCTTATTTTACAAGCCGGTTACGCACCGCGCATACCGCGTGACTTGTAAGTGACCAGAGTGCGAAATGATACAGGGTGCTCAGAGGCTCTGTGGTGTGCCGGGG
This genomic stretch from Pseudomonas orientalis harbors:
- a CDS encoding TolC family outer membrane protein, giving the protein MTSAVASADDFDKRADLMGVYQQAVINDAKLSAARHEYQALREAVPQARAGLLPTLSAGGSVESVRLQRDEPSLTRTRSQSVFQANLNQPLFRLDRWFQLEAAQASTEQAALELSSKEQSLILSAAQAYFETLRALDLLAASKAEEAALKRQQQQAQGRLENGASSITDVLDAQAAYDNANANRKLAERKVDDAYETLARLTKQDYSSIEGIQHQLPVEAPVPNDAKAWVSQAVQQNLSLLASNFAVTAAEKTNHQRKAGFAPTLDAVASYRKGDNDNFGYSNPTDFGRSGYQGDVEQRSIGLELNIPLYSGGMTRSQVREATERLAQSEDERDDRRREVVQNTRNFHRAVNSDVEQVSARRQTILSSQASVKANTVGRELGSRNTADVLNAQRQLYNAVREYNNARYDYIIDTLKLKEAAGSLSPADLIDLAMYLIKNYDPDRDFLPPDARRPI